The following are from one region of the Girardinichthys multiradiatus isolate DD_20200921_A chromosome 9, DD_fGirMul_XY1, whole genome shotgun sequence genome:
- the LOC124874155 gene encoding insulin-like growth factor-binding protein 3 isoform X2 encodes MPGLCAFCLAVALAALARLTGSVGPVVQCEPCDARALQHCKPLPKNCAESVREPGCGCCMTCALGEGQACGVYTARCGSGLTCKHQPGENRPLQALLEGRGVCTSATKKLNSYLKPAQKPENAGNQVDDCANVTETVTVLPAEATVNDGHSPGSMNTRPPLHSRLIQKAENRKTQSYKVEPVLGGVSKNMHNFSLENKRETEYGPCRREIESIINSLKINNVLNPRGFRLPNCDKKGFYKKKQVFSRYQKKDGNTIKTRSVRNL; translated from the exons ATGCCCGGTCTCTGCGCGTTTTGTCTCGCCGTCGCATTGGCTGCGCTCGCCCGACTCACGGGCTCCGTGGGACCGGTGGTCCAATGTGAGCCGTGTGACGCCAGAGCGCTGCAGCACTGCAAACCGCTGCCGAAGAACTGCGCGGAGAGTGTGAGGGAGCCCGGCTGCGGCTGCTGCATGACTTGCGCCCTCGGCGAGGGACAGGCTTGTGGAGTGTACACTGCGCGCTGCGGCTCCGGCTTGACCTGCAAGCATCAGCCCGGAGAGAACCGTCCTTTGCAAGCTCTTTTGGAGGGACGAGGGGTATGCACCAGCGcaacaaaaaaactcaacagCTATCTTAAGCCGGCGCAAAAACCAG AAAATGCAGGAAATCAGGTGGATGACTGCGCTAATGTGACCGAGACCGTGACAGTTTTGCCTGCTGAGGCAACTGTGAACGATGGACACAGCCCAGGGTCAATGAACACTAGGCCTCCGCTGCACAGCAGACTGATCCAAAAGGCAGAGAATAGGAAGACGCAGAGCTACAAGGTGGAACCTGTGTTGGGAGGAGTCAGTAAGAACATGCACAACTTCTCCCTGGAGAACAAGAGGGAGACTGAGTAT GGGCCATGCCGACGGGAGATAGAAAGCATCATTAACAGTCTGAAGATCAACAACGTGCTCAACCCTAGAGGCTTCCGCTTACCTAACTGTGACAAAAAGGGcttctacaagaaaaaacag